ACGATGCTGTTCCTGTTCGGGACGCCCATCATCGCGGCGTTCTCGAACTACCTCATCCCGCTTCTCATCGACGCCGACGACATGGCGTTCCCGCGCATCAACGCCATCGCCTTCTGGCTCCTGCCGCCCGCGGCGCTGCTCATCTGGGCGGGCTTCTTCCCGATTCCGGACCTCATCCCCGCACAGACCGCGTGGACGATGTACACGCCGCTGTCGGCGGGTATCGGCAACGGGAATCAGGCGAACGCCGGCGTCGACATGATGCTGCTCGGCCTCCACCTCTCGGGCGTCTCGGCCACGATGGGCGCCATCAACTTCATCGCGACCATCTTCACCGAACGCGCCGAGGAGGTCACCTGGGCGAACCTCGACATCTTCTCGTGGACCATCCTCACGCAGTCGGGGCTCATCCTGTTCGCGTTCCCGCTTCTCGGGAGCGCGCTCATCATGCTGCTTCTCGACCGCAACTTCGGGACGGCGTTCTTCGTTAACGGCGGCGACCCCATCCTCTGGCAGCACCTGTTCTGGTTCTTCGGTCACCCCGAAGTGTACATCCTCGTGTTGCCGCCGATGGGCATCGTCAGCTACGTCCTCCCGCGGTTCTCCGGACGGCGGCTGTTCGGCTTCAAGTTCGTCGTCTACTCGACGCTCGCCATCGGCGTGCTCTCGTTCGGCGTGTGGGCCCACCACATGTTCGCGACGGGCATCGACCCGCGGCTCCGCGCCTCGTTCATGGCCGTCTCGTTGGCAATCGCCATACCGAGTGCGGTCAAGACGTTCAACTGGATCACGACGATGTGGAACGGGAGAGTCCGGCTGACGACGCCGATGCTGTACTGCATCGGGTTCGTCTCGAACTTCATCATCGGCGGCGTCACGGGCGTGTTCCTCGCGTCCGTTCCCGTCGACCTGGTGCTGCACGACACCTACTACGTCGTGGGCCACTTCCACTACATCGTCATGGGCGCCATCGCCTTCGCCGGGTTCGCGGGCCTGTACTACTGGTTCCCGCTCTACACGGGCCGGATGTACCAGCGCACCCTCGGGAAGGCCCACTTCTGGCTCTCGATGGTCGGGACGAACGTCACGTTCTTCGCGATGATTCTGATGGGCTACGGCGGGATGCCCCGGCGGTACGCGACGTACCTGCCGCAGTTCGCCACGCTCCACCAAGTTGCGACGCTCGGCGCGCTCATCCTCCTGGTCGGCCAGATAATCTTCGTCTGGAACTTCGTCCAGTCGTGGCTCGAAGGCCCCACGGTCGAGAACGGCGACCCGTGGAACCTCAAGGAGGACAACCTCTACACGGCCGAGTGGAACTGGTACGACCGGAAGCTCAAGACCGCAGTCGCCGACGGGGGCGAGGAAGGGGAGGCCCGCACCGACGGCGGACAGGCGGCCGACGCGGACGAGACGGCCGACGACGCGAACTGACGCAGCGACTTCGCTTCTATCCTCGCCGCCTGCGGATTTTCTCCGACGCCCCGCCCGACGAGCGACGGTGACGGCGACAGCGATTCACGGTCGGCCGACGGGTTCGGGGCGGAGTCGCGCGAACGGAGGAGCGTAGCGTACGAACCACGAACCACGAACGCAGTCGCTCGGCGGAAGAGGAGAGCGTCTCGCGGGCGGCGTTCAGATGGCGAGGAGGACGCCCGTGAGCGACATCAGCACCGCCACGGCGGCGAGCAGGAGGCCGAGCAAATCTCTGTCGGACATAGTCGTCGGTTACGGTCGCACGCTCAAAGAGCCGTCGGTGCGCTCTCTCGGCGACCGTGTCCCGGACGCGAGGTGAAGAGCGGAACGGCTAACCGCCCGGCCGCCCGACTCCGAATGTGAGCGACCACGCGGACGAAGACGCCGACGCGAGCGCCGAACCGGGACTCCGCGGCCCGCGGATGGTCGGTATCCTCTACGCCGCTCTCGTCGCCGTCACCAGCGTCGCCGGCTTCCTCGTCGGCGTTTTCGTCGACGGCCTGCGCGCCCCTCGATTCCTGTTTCTCGTCCCGTTCCCGCCGACGCCGCTCGGATTCGCCGCTTACGGGGCGTTGACCATCGCGCTGGTGTTGGGCGTCCCGTTGGCGCTCGTCGTCTACGTCTCGCGGAACCTCGACGACGAGGCGGTGTAGCCGGGCGTCCCGCGAGGCCGACGAGCGCCGCCCGAACGGCGGGCCACCCGGACGACGAGAACCCCGCCGTACCGGGGTTCGAGCGTCGAACACCGCCGCCGTCCCCCAAAGGACTAAGCTTCGCGACGCGGCACTTGTTAGTATGTATCACGTGGTAGTCGGCGTCGACGAGGAGGAGGAACACGCCCGCCGGTGCGTCGAGGAGGTGGTGAACCTGCCGGGCGAGTCGAGCGAGAAGCGGGTGACGCTCATCCACAGTTTCGTCGACAACCCGAGCGGCGCGTCGGCGACGCAGGTCCACTCGGTCCGGGAGGCGAGCGAGACGCTCGAAGCGGCGGGCATCGAGTACGACGTCGAGGAGTCGAGCGGCGACCCCGCCGACGCCATCGTCTCGGTCGCGGACGACGTCGACGCCGACCTCGTCGTCGTGGGCGGGCGGAAGCGCTCGCCCGCCGGGAAGGCGCTGTTCGGCAGCGTCACGCAGTCGGTCATCCTCGGCGCGGACCGTCCGGTGATGGTCACCGGCGTCGTGAAGTGAACGTCGGAAAAACCGGTCGAGAGATCGGCTACGCCGACGCCTCGTAGCCGGTCCCGAACGGCGTCGCGAGTTCCGCCGGCGGCTTTCTTTCCCTCTTCAGCGTCTCCAGCGTTCCGTCGCGGAAACACCGCACCGCGGGCGCGGCGTCGACGCCGAACGCGCGGCGGAACGCGTCCGCCCCGGCGCCGCGCGCGCCGCACCCGCAGAGACGGACGGTACGACACCGTCTCGGCGGGTACCGGGTCGACCGAGAGGCGAAAACTGTCGTCGGAGCACGACTGTCATGCGTGGTAGCACGAGCCACGAACGTGAAGTGGGCCAACGGCGTAACGGGTGGCATGGATCTTCGAGACGCCACGACGGACGACGCAGCGCAGATCCGGTCGGTCGCCGAGCGGTCGATGACCGCCTCCTACGGGCACGCCATCGATGAATCGACGATGGCCGACGCCGTCGAAGAGTGGTACGACGGCGAGACGGTGAGCGACGCCGTCGAGGACGAGGAGGCGGTGTTCGTCGTCGCCGTCGACGACGGCGAGGTGGTCGGCTTCGTGCAGGCGTACGTGTCGACGGGACAGGTCGTCGTCGGCGAGATAGACTGGCTTCACGTCGTCCCGGAGCACCGCGGCGAGGGAATCGGCACGCAACTGCTCAAGCGCGTCGAACAGGTGCTCAGCGACCGCGGGGTCGACCTCATCGAGGGGCGCGTGCTGACGGACAACGAAGCGGGCGGGGAGTTCTACGCCGAACAGGGGTACGAAGAGGCGAGCGAACGGACCGTCGGAATCGGCGGCGAGGAGTTCGAGGAGGTGGAGTACGTCAAGCGCCTCGGCGACGAAGGGGAAGGGGCACTCACCGAGGAGCGAACGACCGAGGACGGAACGACGGTGTACGTGGCGTACGACGACGCCGTCCGCGGGTCGCGTGCGCCGTTCTACGCCGTCTACACGGACGAGGAGCGCACGGAGCGCTACGGGTGGATGTGCGGACAGGACGAGAGCTTCGACGTGGCGATGGACACGATGGAGCGCATCGAGTGCAACACCTGCCGGAACCGCCGGAAGGCGGCCCGGTGGGACGCCGCCTACCTGTAACTTGTAACTCAGCCCTGGCCGACCATCCGGTCCTCGTCGGCCCACTCCTCCTCGCGGAGTTCGTACTTCTGTATCTTCCCGGTGGCCGTCTTCGGCAACTCGGCGACGAACGCGATTTCCTTCGGCGCCTTGTACGTCGCGATGCGTTCGCGCGTGAAGTCGATGAGTTCCTCGGCGGTCACGCCGGGGTCGGATACGTCGCCGTTGGCCGGCACGACGAACGCCTTCGGCGA
This Halogeometricum sp. S3BR5-2 DNA region includes the following protein-coding sequences:
- a CDS encoding DUF7520 family protein, yielding MSDHADEDADASAEPGLRGPRMVGILYAALVAVTSVAGFLVGVFVDGLRAPRFLFLVPFPPTPLGFAAYGALTIALVLGVPLALVVYVSRNLDDEAV
- the ctaD gene encoding cytochrome c oxidase subunit I: MGVFLVAVAAWLARVENWRTYTPLAGGGGAYGQEGYASEEKPSGVIRWLTTVDHKDIGILYGTFGLISFAVGGLMVVLMRVELADPGMTLISNTFYNSLLTSHGITMLFLFGTPIIAAFSNYLIPLLIDADDMAFPRINAIAFWLLPPAALLIWAGFFPIPDLIPAQTAWTMYTPLSAGIGNGNQANAGVDMMLLGLHLSGVSATMGAINFIATIFTERAEEVTWANLDIFSWTILTQSGLILFAFPLLGSALIMLLLDRNFGTAFFVNGGDPILWQHLFWFFGHPEVYILVLPPMGIVSYVLPRFSGRRLFGFKFVVYSTLAIGVLSFGVWAHHMFATGIDPRLRASFMAVSLAIAIPSAVKTFNWITTMWNGRVRLTTPMLYCIGFVSNFIIGGVTGVFLASVPVDLVLHDTYYVVGHFHYIVMGAIAFAGFAGLYYWFPLYTGRMYQRTLGKAHFWLSMVGTNVTFFAMILMGYGGMPRRYATYLPQFATLHQVATLGALILLVGQIIFVWNFVQSWLEGPTVENGDPWNLKEDNLYTAEWNWYDRKLKTAVADGGEEGEARTDGGQAADADETADDAN
- a CDS encoding universal stress protein; the encoded protein is MYHVVVGVDEEEEHARRCVEEVVNLPGESSEKRVTLIHSFVDNPSGASATQVHSVREASETLEAAGIEYDVEESSGDPADAIVSVADDVDADLVVVGGRKRSPAGKALFGSVTQSVILGADRPVMVTGVVK
- a CDS encoding GNAT family N-acetyltransferase — protein: MDLRDATTDDAAQIRSVAERSMTASYGHAIDESTMADAVEEWYDGETVSDAVEDEEAVFVVAVDDGEVVGFVQAYVSTGQVVVGEIDWLHVVPEHRGEGIGTQLLKRVEQVLSDRGVDLIEGRVLTDNEAGGEFYAEQGYEEASERTVGIGGEEFEEVEYVKRLGDEGEGALTEERTTEDGTTVYVAYDDAVRGSRAPFYAVYTDEERTERYGWMCGQDESFDVAMDTMERIECNTCRNRRKAARWDAAYL